The proteins below are encoded in one region of Bacillus vallismortis:
- a CDS encoding acyltransferase family protein encodes MSKSRDSYFDNAKFLLIFLVVFGHILRSFIHDNNFMLYLYKFIYTFHMPAFILVSGYFAKGFKRAGYVKKLAVKLIIPYLIFQIIYSVFYYMMQDESIANVNPIDPQWSLWFLVSLFFWNLLLYPFSKLSKLWALFVSCGIAVLIGYLDFVSSTLSLSRTFVFLPMFLVGFYLNKHHFDLLRSKRGKQIALGVLAAVFVICWGIDFDYSFLFGSKPYSSFGDVTLASGLSRIGWYVLAFAATFSFLALVPQKRFFFTKWGTRTFYVYLLHGFIIKTLRQVGLEDSLADYQSLVILLLLTAALTSILSSNFVKTVAQPFIELRMTNLLQFVRGTGKNAYLK; translated from the coding sequence ATGAGTAAATCGCGTGACAGTTATTTTGATAATGCCAAATTCTTATTGATATTCCTTGTTGTATTCGGTCATATTCTTCGTTCTTTTATTCATGATAACAACTTTATGCTCTACCTTTACAAGTTCATTTACACATTCCACATGCCTGCTTTTATCCTTGTCTCCGGTTATTTCGCGAAAGGCTTCAAACGCGCCGGTTATGTGAAAAAGCTGGCGGTCAAGCTGATTATTCCGTATTTGATTTTCCAAATCATCTATTCCGTCTTTTATTACATGATGCAAGACGAAAGCATAGCAAATGTGAATCCGATTGATCCGCAATGGTCGTTATGGTTTCTCGTAAGCTTATTTTTTTGGAACCTGCTGCTTTATCCTTTTTCAAAGCTTTCAAAGCTGTGGGCGCTGTTTGTCAGCTGCGGCATTGCCGTGCTGATCGGTTATCTAGACTTTGTCAGCAGCACGCTGAGCCTGTCGCGAACATTTGTATTCTTGCCGATGTTCCTTGTCGGGTTTTATTTGAATAAACATCATTTTGATTTATTGAGGTCCAAGCGAGGCAAACAAATCGCGCTTGGGGTGCTTGCCGCCGTATTCGTCATCTGCTGGGGCATTGACTTTGACTATTCTTTTCTGTTCGGCTCTAAACCGTATTCTTCGTTTGGAGACGTTACCTTGGCAAGCGGGCTTTCCCGAATCGGCTGGTATGTACTCGCCTTTGCGGCAACCTTCAGTTTTTTAGCGCTCGTTCCGCAAAAGAGGTTTTTCTTTACGAAATGGGGAACCCGGACTTTTTACGTGTATTTGCTTCATGGGTTCATTATTAAAACTCTGAGACAGGTCGGGCTTGAGGATTCGCTTGCTGACTATCAAAGCTTAGTGATTCTCTTGCTTTTAACGGCAGCCTTGACATCAATCCTCTCCAGCAATTTTGTTAAGACAGTGGCTCAGCCATTCATTGAGCTGAGAATGACCAACTTATTGCAATTTGTCAGAGGAACGGGCAAAAATGCTTATTTAAAATAG
- the kinE gene encoding sporulation two-component system sensor histidine kinase KinE — protein sequence METLDAQTNSELREELKRLKEENARLKKELNQHQVIVNNTLDAIFICDNELRIVQANEATERMLQVDSEDLKNRSVLDFLFSIPKDELNLAVKKFFKKGFLWKEVPVRLDGGAIKYIEFLAKRGIGEDFFFVVMRDISSKKILEREFSMNEQLFKDLFDRAVDGIVLFDKDGGFIDANLSFCKSFEINQNELSHLSLYEFIDSGSHKDFDNTWKTLNRKGKAKGELPVKLRSGVHKLFEFTITSNIISGFYMSIMRDITEKRSMELQLFKSEERFREIFENAMDAIIIWSNDGRIVKANQSACKIFELPMNLLLKRKLCDFLVHSQRKYSITKKKYAKYGEIREEMLFQMGNGQFKELEFTSKRTILENQHLTILRNVSDRKRMEKELRESELKFRKVFNGSMDGNVLFDNQYRIIDANPLASKILGLSHEEIKKHSLLDIISSYDIENLASPARQINFDEMDNEIPFLLSSSDNRKLEFSFKRNIIQNMNLAIFKDVTERKELEERLRKSDTLHVVGELAAGIAHEIRNPMTALKGFIQLLKGSVAGDYALYFNVITSELKRIESIITEFLILAKPQAIMYEEKHVTQIMRDTVDLLNAQANLSNVQMHLDLMDDIPPIYCEPNQLKQVFINILKNAIEVMPDGGNISVTIRTLDQDHVLISLKDEGVGMSEDKVRRLGEPFYTTKERGTGLGLMVSYKIIEEHQGEIMVESEEGKGTVFHLTLPVRQNAEERRTDE from the coding sequence ATGGAAACTCTTGATGCCCAGACAAATTCAGAGCTGCGGGAAGAACTGAAGCGCCTCAAAGAAGAAAATGCACGGCTGAAAAAGGAATTGAATCAGCATCAAGTGATTGTCAACAATACGCTCGATGCTATTTTTATATGTGATAATGAATTGCGAATCGTTCAGGCCAATGAAGCCACGGAGAGGATGCTTCAAGTTGATTCGGAAGACTTGAAGAATCGCTCCGTTTTGGATTTTTTGTTTTCTATTCCAAAGGATGAGCTGAACCTTGCTGTAAAGAAGTTTTTTAAGAAAGGTTTCCTATGGAAGGAGGTGCCGGTCAGGCTTGATGGCGGAGCGATAAAATACATAGAGTTTCTGGCCAAAAGAGGAATTGGCGAGGATTTCTTTTTTGTTGTCATGAGAGATATATCTTCCAAGAAGATTCTGGAGCGGGAATTCTCTATGAATGAACAGCTGTTTAAGGACTTGTTTGACAGAGCTGTTGACGGAATCGTCCTGTTTGATAAAGATGGCGGTTTTATTGACGCCAATTTGTCCTTCTGTAAAAGTTTTGAAATCAATCAAAATGAGCTGTCTCATTTATCATTATATGAATTCATAGACAGCGGCTCACATAAAGATTTCGATAATACCTGGAAGACGCTCAACCGCAAGGGAAAAGCGAAGGGGGAGCTGCCCGTCAAGCTTCGTTCAGGAGTCCATAAGCTATTTGAATTCACGATTACATCTAACATCATCAGCGGTTTTTATATGTCCATTATGAGGGATATCACAGAGAAGCGGTCTATGGAGCTTCAGCTATTTAAAAGTGAGGAGCGTTTCAGAGAAATATTTGAAAATGCGATGGACGCCATTATCATCTGGTCAAATGACGGAAGAATCGTGAAGGCGAATCAATCCGCCTGTAAAATCTTCGAGCTGCCGATGAATTTGCTGTTGAAACGAAAGCTTTGTGATTTTCTCGTTCATTCGCAGCGCAAATACAGCATAACGAAAAAGAAATACGCAAAATACGGAGAAATTAGAGAAGAGATGCTGTTTCAAATGGGGAACGGCCAGTTTAAAGAACTCGAATTTACGTCAAAGCGAACCATACTCGAAAACCAGCATCTGACGATATTAAGAAATGTCAGCGACAGAAAGCGGATGGAAAAAGAGCTTCGGGAAAGCGAGCTGAAATTCAGAAAAGTGTTCAACGGCTCAATGGATGGCAATGTATTGTTCGACAATCAATACAGGATCATTGACGCCAACCCGTTAGCAAGCAAAATTCTAGGCCTGTCACATGAAGAGATAAAAAAGCACAGCCTGTTAGATATTATCTCTTCGTACGATATAGAAAACCTTGCATCACCGGCAAGACAGATTAATTTTGATGAAATGGACAACGAAATTCCGTTCTTGCTGAGCAGCAGCGATAATAGAAAACTTGAATTCTCATTTAAACGAAATATTATTCAAAACATGAACCTGGCTATCTTTAAAGACGTAACGGAGCGAAAAGAACTGGAGGAACGCCTGCGCAAGTCGGATACCCTTCATGTTGTCGGCGAACTCGCTGCCGGCATCGCTCATGAGATCAGAAATCCGATGACAGCACTTAAAGGCTTTATACAGCTCCTGAAAGGAAGTGTGGCGGGAGACTACGCCCTTTACTTCAACGTGATCACCTCAGAGCTAAAGCGCATCGAATCCATCATCACCGAATTCTTGATTTTAGCCAAGCCCCAGGCCATCATGTATGAAGAAAAACATGTCACCCAAATTATGAGAGACACCGTAGACCTCCTGAACGCGCAAGCCAATCTCAGCAACGTACAAATGCATCTTGATTTAATGGACGACATTCCTCCCATCTACTGTGAACCGAATCAGCTAAAACAAGTATTTATCAATATATTAAAAAATGCCATCGAAGTGATGCCTGACGGCGGAAACATCTCAGTTACGATAAGGACTTTGGATCAAGATCATGTTCTCATTTCCTTAAAAGACGAGGGGGTCGGAATGTCAGAAGATAAAGTAAGGCGCCTAGGTGAACCGTTTTATACGACAAAGGAACGGGGAACTGGACTTGGGCTAATGGTAAGCTATAAAATTATTGAAGAACATCAAGGCGAGATCATGGTAGAAAGCGAAGAAGGCAAGGGCACCGTTTTCCACCTTACACTTCCCGTCAGACAGAATGCTGAAGAAAGAAGGACTGATGAATGA
- the sspD gene encoding acid-soluble spore protein SspD: MASRNKLVVPGVEQALDQFKLEVAQEFGVNLGSDTVARANGSVGGEMTKRLVQQAQSQINGTTK; this comes from the coding sequence ATGGCGAGCAGAAATAAACTCGTTGTTCCAGGGGTGGAGCAGGCACTAGACCAATTTAAACTCGAAGTGGCTCAAGAATTCGGTGTGAACCTTGGTTCTGATACAGTCGCACGCGCTAACGGCTCTGTAGGCGGAGAAATGACAAAGCGGCTGGTACAGCAAGCACAGTCACAAATAAATGGCACAACTAAATAA
- a CDS encoding anti-sigma factor domain-containing protein produces MRRGIIVEKNRKFVTLLTPDGQFLKAKNDRRSYEIGEEIMLPSESRMGRRASFFDFFKLRPFKMGIVMMTAIMLFIFIILPVFSNNKAYAYMTIDINPSVEMALNSDYEVIELTPLNDEGKKVVNDIDDWEKTDFKKVIDDIITDCSEHGYVKESKEILISTVYENTEDNTYKKAVKKQLNDVTEKYKTTYRMESLESDMQTREKARKKGVSTGSYIKSTEMNDNKDSKEDPSKPSDTEDQKNAGNEDETIDQPDGQDSKQGDHEQLDDTDSKDQKKDTTDDKTNNGDKDKKVKESDENINPEKDGDQKTPIQDPQDKGNEGNSTGKDQSQYHRDWNNGEQGKNRSSSSGDNASDRRNPNGYNSENHSAQTEDSPSDPGE; encoded by the coding sequence ATGAGAAGAGGGATTATAGTAGAGAAAAATAGAAAATTCGTCACGTTGCTGACCCCTGACGGACAATTTTTAAAAGCAAAAAATGATCGCCGCAGCTATGAAATCGGAGAAGAAATCATGCTTCCGAGTGAATCACGCATGGGCAGAAGGGCCAGCTTTTTTGATTTTTTCAAACTGCGCCCTTTCAAAATGGGGATCGTTATGATGACCGCTATTATGCTTTTTATTTTTATTATTCTCCCCGTTTTTTCTAATAATAAGGCCTATGCGTATATGACAATTGATATTAATCCAAGCGTTGAAATGGCGTTAAACAGCGATTACGAAGTGATTGAACTGACGCCTCTAAATGATGAGGGAAAGAAGGTCGTTAATGATATAGATGATTGGGAGAAGACAGATTTTAAAAAGGTGATAGATGATATTATTACCGACTGCAGTGAACATGGATATGTAAAGGAATCGAAAGAAATATTGATTTCGACTGTTTATGAAAATACGGAAGACAATACATATAAAAAAGCTGTGAAAAAACAGCTCAATGATGTGACCGAAAAATATAAAACAACATACCGCATGGAATCTCTTGAGTCAGATATGCAAACAAGGGAAAAAGCAAGAAAAAAAGGCGTTTCAACAGGCAGCTACATCAAATCAACTGAAATGAATGACAATAAAGATTCAAAAGAGGACCCGAGCAAACCATCCGATACAGAGGACCAGAAGAATGCCGGAAATGAGGATGAAACCATCGATCAACCTGACGGACAGGACAGCAAGCAAGGAGATCATGAACAGCTGGATGATACGGATTCCAAAGATCAGAAAAAAGATACAACAGATGATAAGACTAACAATGGTGACAAAGATAAGAAAGTAAAGGAATCAGATGAAAACATAAACCCTGAAAAAGATGGGGATCAAAAAACCCCAATACAAGATCCTCAAGATAAAGGAAATGAAGGAAACAGCACTGGGAAGGATCAAAGCCAATATCACAGGGATTGGAATAACGGTGAGCAAGGAAAGAATCGTTCTTCGTCAAGTGGAGATAACGCTTCTGATCGCCGTAACCCAAACGGCTACAACAGTGAAAATCATTCAGCCCAAACTGAAGATTCGCCGAGTGACCCCGGCGAATAA
- a CDS encoding methylated-DNA--[protein]-cysteine S-methyltransferase, with protein sequence MSYYTTAETPLGELIIAEEDGQITRLFLSQEDWMDWKETVQHTEHKETPCLAEAKAQLHDYFAGERKTFSLPLSQKGTPFQQKVWKALTMIPYGESRSYADIAAAVGSPKAVRAVGQANKRNDLPIFVPCHRVIGKNSALTGYAGSKTDLKAFLLNIEQISYNEK encoded by the coding sequence ATGAGCTACTATACGACAGCGGAAACGCCTCTCGGGGAACTTATCATTGCCGAGGAGGATGGCCAGATTACCCGTCTATTTCTCAGTCAGGAAGATTGGATGGATTGGAAAGAAACCGTTCAGCACACAGAACACAAGGAAACGCCATGTTTAGCGGAAGCGAAAGCCCAGCTTCATGACTATTTCGCCGGCGAAAGAAAGACATTCTCTTTGCCGCTCAGCCAAAAGGGCACCCCTTTTCAGCAAAAAGTGTGGAAGGCGCTGACGATGATACCATACGGAGAATCGAGAAGCTATGCTGACATTGCCGCTGCGGTCGGCAGCCCGAAAGCGGTGCGCGCCGTCGGACAGGCGAATAAGCGAAATGACCTGCCAATTTTCGTCCCATGCCATAGAGTCATCGGCAAAAACAGCGCGTTAACAGGATACGCCGGGAGCAAAACCGACCTTAAAGCATTTTTGCTGAACATCGAGCAAATCTCCTACAACGAAAAATAA
- the sigI gene encoding RNA polymerase sigma factor SigI, translated as MKPVLSLLFKLGKKKQTLEKTVESIQKGNKDLQNQLIQQYKPFIAKTVSSVCKRYIDEKDDEFSIGLIAFNEAIEKYSPEKGNSLLAFAELIIKRKVIDYIRKEARSAQNINIDLQEGDDQESSQSLIEAELSIDEYRRQIEQEQRREEIIYFQKQLKDYGLSFQELLENSPKHADARQNAIKVAMTLVEHEELAAILYTKKQLPVKQLEQLVSVSRKTIERNRKYIIAMCIITTGDYIYLKDYLKGVLHS; from the coding sequence GTGAAACCAGTGCTTAGCCTTTTGTTTAAATTAGGAAAAAAGAAGCAAACGCTTGAAAAAACGGTTGAAAGTATACAAAAAGGCAATAAAGATCTGCAGAATCAATTAATACAGCAATATAAGCCATTTATCGCAAAGACGGTTTCATCCGTTTGTAAACGATATATAGATGAAAAAGACGATGAGTTCAGCATCGGGCTCATCGCATTTAATGAAGCTATTGAAAAATATTCACCTGAAAAAGGGAATTCTCTGCTCGCCTTTGCTGAGCTTATTATAAAAAGAAAAGTCATTGATTACATTAGAAAAGAAGCGAGAAGCGCACAAAATATTAATATCGATTTACAGGAAGGGGACGATCAGGAGTCATCGCAAAGCCTGATTGAAGCTGAGCTTTCCATTGATGAATACCGCCGTCAGATTGAACAGGAGCAGAGGCGGGAGGAAATCATCTATTTCCAAAAGCAGCTCAAAGATTATGGTTTATCGTTTCAAGAGCTGCTTGAAAACTCTCCAAAGCACGCGGACGCAAGGCAAAACGCCATAAAGGTGGCTATGACCCTTGTTGAACATGAAGAATTGGCCGCTATCCTGTATACAAAGAAACAGCTTCCGGTGAAACAGCTCGAACAGCTAGTCTCTGTAAGCCGAAAAACGATTGAGAGAAACCGAAAATATATTATTGCGATGTGTATTATCACTACAGGTGATTATATTTATTTGAAAGATTATCTTAAAGGGGTGCTGCACTCATGA
- a CDS encoding TerC family protein, with the protein MDAALLLEYGWVLLVLIGLEGILAADNALVMAVMVKHLPEEKRKKALFYGLAGAFVLRFGSLFAISFLVNVWQVQAIGAIYLLYISISHLLKRYVFKKEDTHKETKQSGFWPTVLKVELADIAFAVDSILAAVALAVTLPATSLPKIGGLDGGQFLVILAGGIIGLVIMRFAASMFVKLLKERPSLETAAFVIVGWVGVKLALYTLAHHDIAIVSEHFIHSGTWKLIFWVVLAAIAVCGWFMSGKKQPEGTQNEQNNSRERA; encoded by the coding sequence ATGGATGCAGCATTATTATTGGAGTATGGTTGGGTTCTTCTCGTCTTGATCGGGCTGGAAGGTATTTTGGCCGCTGATAACGCGTTAGTGATGGCGGTAATGGTAAAACATTTGCCGGAGGAAAAAAGAAAAAAGGCTTTATTTTATGGATTGGCAGGAGCTTTTGTTCTGCGGTTTGGCTCTTTATTCGCCATTTCTTTTTTGGTCAACGTATGGCAGGTTCAAGCGATTGGCGCGATCTACTTGCTGTATATCTCAATCAGCCACTTATTGAAAAGATACGTATTTAAAAAAGAAGACACACATAAAGAGACGAAGCAAAGCGGTTTTTGGCCGACTGTTTTAAAAGTTGAATTGGCAGATATCGCGTTTGCGGTTGATTCTATCTTAGCGGCAGTAGCGCTGGCGGTTACGCTTCCTGCAACTTCACTTCCGAAGATCGGCGGACTTGACGGGGGACAATTTCTCGTCATATTGGCCGGTGGAATCATTGGCCTGGTGATCATGCGGTTTGCGGCTTCAATGTTTGTTAAGTTATTAAAGGAACGTCCAAGCCTAGAAACGGCAGCCTTTGTCATTGTCGGCTGGGTCGGAGTGAAGCTCGCTTTATACACACTTGCCCATCACGACATCGCAATTGTTTCCGAGCACTTTATCCATTCTGGAACATGGAAGCTGATATTCTGGGTTGTCTTAGCGGCAATTGCGGTTTGCGGCTGGTTCATGTCAGGTAAAAAACAGCCGGAGGGCACACAAAACGAACAAAATAACAGCCGGGAAAGGGCATAA
- a CDS encoding DUF1836 domain-containing protein: protein MNIFKLTRTDMVRLLYSLKGQGEISPLDIVVQSANMSANKAANHLEIPEFLSRYERKKQKKEYGLSTNEIVELGNLCELTSLKSTAIQNWVKRDFKDLIGHPELGKKYSVEQAVILLIVRDLKSIYDFEHIRGILTVAFNTISDRTDDVISPISYYESCAYVLDAVHHQDKPSMKESNLQEIVEQETDRLRDRFEELNDSQWLKIRQIIAITVLSILTFHIQATAHKMTADIL from the coding sequence ATGAACATTTTCAAACTCACTCGAACCGATATGGTGCGGCTGCTGTATTCCCTAAAAGGACAGGGAGAAATAAGCCCGCTTGACATAGTCGTCCAATCAGCGAACATGTCAGCAAATAAAGCTGCCAATCATCTTGAAATTCCTGAATTTCTTTCAAGATATGAACGAAAAAAACAAAAGAAAGAATACGGGCTCTCTACAAACGAAATTGTAGAACTTGGCAACTTATGCGAGCTGACTTCATTAAAGTCAACCGCAATCCAAAACTGGGTAAAGCGTGATTTCAAAGATTTGATCGGACATCCTGAGCTGGGCAAAAAATATTCGGTTGAACAGGCTGTCATACTTTTAATTGTACGTGATTTAAAATCCATTTATGACTTTGAACATATACGGGGTATTTTAACAGTAGCGTTTAACACCATCTCAGACAGAACCGATGATGTCATCAGCCCGATTTCTTATTATGAAAGCTGCGCATACGTGCTTGATGCCGTTCATCACCAGGACAAGCCTTCTATGAAGGAATCGAATCTGCAGGAGATCGTCGAACAGGAAACTGATCGCCTCCGCGACCGTTTTGAAGAACTGAATGACAGCCAATGGCTTAAAATCAGACAGATTATAGCCATTACAGTTCTCTCCATTTTAACGTTCCATATTCAGGCAACCGCACATAAAATGACAGCTGACATCTTATAA
- a CDS encoding TrkH family potassium uptake protein produces MKLKFGKLIQALSPAQLIAVYYFLAVTVAVILLSLPVAHKQGAEWSFIDALFTAVSAVSVTGLSVVNTADTFSSTGIVILAFVLQFGGIGIMTLGTSVWLLMGKRIGLKERKLMMIDQNQSQFSGIVNLMKQILFLILWIEFFGAIILGTYFLTYYDSIQDAYLHGFFASVSATTNAGFDITGSSLIPYRHDYFVQFITLLLIVFGAIGFPVLVEVKDFLFSKNRRYPFSLFTKITTSMFGALVLFGSIGIYVLEANHLFAGKSWHDILFLSLFQSTTTRSGGLATIDISQLSDPTLLFMSALMFIGASPSSVGGGIRTTTFALTLLALFHFARGNKSVKVFKRELHPADLMKSLVVAMMAILLVFGATLILTITEEHSLLEILFEVCSAFGTTGLSLGITADLSSVGKCVIMICMFIGRIGILTFLYLIGRKEIEANYHYPKERVIIG; encoded by the coding sequence ATGAAATTAAAGTTTGGAAAATTGATACAGGCATTGTCGCCGGCCCAGCTGATCGCTGTTTATTACTTTCTAGCGGTGACGGTTGCAGTTATTTTATTGAGCCTTCCTGTAGCCCATAAACAAGGGGCAGAGTGGTCTTTTATCGACGCTCTGTTTACAGCAGTGAGCGCCGTAAGTGTCACCGGGCTTTCTGTTGTGAATACCGCTGATACATTTAGCTCAACAGGAATTGTTATTCTTGCGTTTGTTCTGCAGTTTGGCGGAATTGGCATTATGACATTAGGCACTTCTGTTTGGCTGTTAATGGGCAAAAGAATAGGATTAAAAGAACGGAAATTAATGATGATCGATCAAAATCAATCACAATTTTCTGGGATCGTAAATCTCATGAAACAGATTCTCTTTCTCATATTATGGATTGAGTTCTTTGGCGCGATCATTCTTGGGACATATTTTTTAACCTACTACGATTCCATTCAAGATGCTTACTTGCATGGTTTTTTTGCCAGTGTCAGTGCAACCACAAATGCTGGTTTCGATATAACAGGCAGCTCTCTAATTCCATATCGGCATGATTATTTTGTGCAATTTATTACACTGTTATTGATCGTTTTCGGAGCCATCGGTTTCCCCGTTTTAGTGGAAGTGAAAGACTTTTTGTTTTCAAAAAACCGAAGATATCCGTTTAGCTTATTTACAAAAATTACAACTAGCATGTTTGGCGCGCTTGTTTTGTTTGGTTCTATAGGAATCTATGTGCTTGAAGCAAATCATTTGTTTGCCGGTAAATCGTGGCATGATATTTTATTCCTTTCTCTATTTCAATCAACGACAACAAGGAGCGGAGGGCTGGCCACGATTGATATCAGCCAGCTGTCTGACCCCACTCTGCTGTTTATGAGTGCGCTGATGTTTATCGGAGCGTCGCCAAGTTCAGTAGGGGGAGGCATACGGACAACGACTTTTGCCCTGACTCTTCTGGCGCTGTTTCATTTTGCCCGCGGCAATAAGTCAGTAAAGGTATTCAAACGGGAACTGCATCCTGCTGATCTCATGAAGTCGCTTGTTGTCGCCATGATGGCGATCCTCCTCGTTTTTGGCGCGACACTCATACTTACGATTACAGAAGAGCATTCATTGCTGGAGATTCTATTTGAAGTGTGCTCAGCGTTCGGTACAACCGGTCTGTCACTTGGAATTACTGCTGATTTGAGCAGCGTTGGAAAATGTGTCATTATGATTTGCATGTTTATCGGGCGAATCGGTATTCTGACCTTCCTGTATTTGATCGGAAGAAAAGAAATTGAAGCGAATTATCATTATCCGAAGGAAAGAGTGATTATCGGATAG
- the htpX gene encoding protease HtpX — protein MAKRIFLFILTNILVLTTIGIVLSVLSSVTGVGTYFTADGGINPIALLVFSLVVGFVGSFTSLAMSRWMAKTMMGVKVLNPEKHTLSYEEQQLVDRVHRLSRSAGLTKMPEVGIYRSPEVNAFATGPSKRRSLVAVSSGLLEQMDDAAVEGVLAHEVAHIANGDMVTMTLLQGIVNTFVVFLSRIAAWIASRFVKEDLAPIVHFIAVIVFQIVFSILGSLVVFAYSRHREFHADRGGADLAGKDKMIHALRTLQSYSSRIKEDDQAAVQTLKINGKKHSSLFSTHPDLDERIRRLEAK, from the coding sequence ATGGCGAAACGAATTTTTCTGTTTATTTTAACAAATATTTTGGTGCTTACCACAATCGGGATCGTTTTATCTGTTTTAAGCTCGGTTACCGGAGTCGGGACGTACTTTACCGCTGATGGCGGTATCAATCCTATTGCGCTCCTTGTGTTCAGTTTAGTCGTTGGTTTTGTCGGCTCCTTTACGTCTCTTGCGATGTCCAGATGGATGGCAAAGACGATGATGGGCGTCAAAGTGCTGAATCCGGAAAAACACACGCTCAGTTACGAAGAACAGCAATTGGTTGATCGTGTTCATCGGTTAAGCCGTTCTGCCGGTTTAACGAAAATGCCGGAGGTCGGCATTTACCGGTCGCCTGAAGTGAACGCATTTGCGACTGGACCGTCAAAACGCCGTTCTCTTGTGGCAGTGTCGTCAGGGCTGCTGGAGCAAATGGATGATGCCGCGGTTGAAGGTGTGCTTGCCCACGAGGTCGCGCATATCGCTAACGGTGATATGGTAACGATGACGCTTTTACAAGGTATCGTCAATACCTTTGTCGTCTTTTTATCCCGTATCGCAGCATGGATTGCAAGCCGTTTTGTCAAGGAAGACCTTGCGCCGATCGTTCATTTTATTGCAGTGATTGTCTTTCAGATTGTCTTTTCCATTCTCGGCAGCCTTGTTGTGTTTGCGTACTCACGCCATCGTGAATTCCACGCTGACAGAGGAGGAGCCGATCTGGCGGGCAAGGATAAAATGATTCACGCGCTGCGTACGCTTCAGAGCTATTCTTCCCGCATTAAGGAAGACGATCAGGCAGCTGTTCAAACATTAAAAATTAATGGTAAGAAGCACTCTTCGCTTTTCTCTACTCACCCTGATTTGGATGAGCGAATCAGACGGTTAGAAGCTAAATAA